One window of Macrococcus sp. 19Msa1099 genomic DNA carries:
- a CDS encoding Nif3-like dinuclear metal center hexameric protein, with translation MKICELQQIIHNEIPKYTAESWDNVGLLIGDESTEVTGVLTTLDCTEEVIDEAITYGINTIICHHPLIFSGIKQINAGGYGNVMRHAIKHDIQVIAMHTNLDNYKYGVSYMIGKQIGLKDQTILLRESRKLCKLQLFVPNDHAAQMKGALAQIGAGQIGEYAHCFYTTEGTGEFMPLSSANPFVGKKGEIHYEQEMKIECVFEPQLRQQVEKVIMDVHPYETPAYDIFEYDVPADYGTGTIGRIEEMKVHELAEILKDKLDIPSVKVIGNLNAQLTSISIIGGAGVSYMDQIAGRADVFLTGDIKYHEAHDLLMKGQIAIDIGHYSEYVMREGLKAIIHGLIPEITVIASTTNTNPFNEI, from the coding sequence TTGAAAATTTGTGAATTACAGCAGATTATTCATAACGAAATTCCGAAGTACACAGCGGAATCCTGGGACAATGTTGGACTATTAATCGGAGATGAATCGACAGAAGTGACAGGGGTTCTGACAACATTAGACTGTACAGAGGAAGTTATTGATGAAGCAATTACGTATGGTATCAATACAATTATTTGTCACCATCCGCTTATTTTTAGCGGCATAAAACAAATTAATGCCGGAGGATACGGCAATGTCATGCGCCATGCAATTAAGCATGACATTCAAGTGATTGCGATGCATACAAATTTAGATAACTACAAATATGGTGTGAGTTATATGATCGGTAAACAAATTGGTTTGAAGGATCAGACGATTCTGTTACGTGAATCTAGAAAGCTTTGCAAATTACAGTTGTTTGTACCGAATGATCATGCCGCGCAAATGAAAGGTGCATTAGCGCAAATTGGTGCCGGACAAATTGGAGAATATGCACATTGCTTCTATACAACAGAAGGTACAGGAGAATTTATGCCATTATCAAGTGCAAATCCATTTGTAGGTAAGAAAGGTGAGATCCATTACGAACAGGAAATGAAGATTGAGTGTGTATTTGAACCTCAATTAAGGCAGCAAGTAGAGAAAGTCATTATGGATGTACACCCGTACGAAACGCCTGCATATGATATATTTGAATATGACGTTCCGGCAGATTATGGTACGGGGACTATCGGTAGGATTGAAGAAATGAAGGTTCACGAGCTTGCTGAAATTTTAAAAGATAAGCTTGATATTCCGTCTGTTAAAGTAATTGGTAATTTAAATGCCCAGCTTACGTCAATTTCTATTATTGGTGGTGCCGGCGTATCGTATATGGATCAAATTGCAGGACGAGCTGATGTGTTTTTAACTGGGGATATCAAGTACCATGAAGCACATGATTTACTGATGAAAGGACAAATCGCAATTGATATCGGTCATTATAGTGAATATGTAATGAGAGAAGGACTGAAAGCGATAATTCATGGCCTGATACCTGAAATTACAGTTATCGCATCAACGACAAATACTAATCCGTTTAATGAAATATAA
- a CDS encoding tRNA (adenine(22)-N(1))-methyltransferase TrmK → MINNRLLAVATYINHEKLADIGSDHAYLPIYAIEQGKVKSAVAGEVVKGPFMSAVENVKKYALDSKIDVRLGDGLDVIEQNEVDCITICGMGGPLISEILNNGKGKLTHYPTLILQSNIHTEAVRRRLIALGYMIKDEVIMKERKHVYEIIVAERNDIDVTYNERELKFGPVLLNKKDDVFKEKWLREYHHLQTVYEAIKLEERHSEKASQLLNDIETLKEVLDIENL, encoded by the coding sequence ATGATAAATAACAGATTATTGGCAGTTGCAACATATATCAATCACGAAAAATTAGCAGATATCGGTTCAGACCATGCGTATCTTCCGATATATGCAATAGAACAAGGCAAAGTAAAAAGTGCTGTTGCAGGTGAAGTTGTAAAGGGTCCATTTATGTCAGCAGTAGAAAATGTAAAGAAGTATGCACTGGACAGTAAGATAGATGTCAGACTTGGAGACGGCCTTGATGTAATTGAGCAGAATGAAGTAGACTGCATTACCATTTGCGGGATGGGTGGTCCATTAATCAGTGAGATTTTAAATAACGGTAAAGGAAAACTTACACATTATCCGACACTTATACTGCAAAGTAATATTCATACAGAAGCAGTTAGGCGTAGATTGATAGCATTAGGCTACATGATAAAAGATGAAGTCATTATGAAAGAGCGTAAACACGTATACGAAATTATCGTTGCTGAACGAAATGATATAGACGTAACGTATAATGAAAGAGAGTTAAAGTTTGGTCCGGTGTTATTAAATAAAAAGGACGATGTTTTTAAAGAGAAGTGGTTACGTGAGTATCATCATCTGCAAACAGTATATGAAGCGATAAAATTAGAAGAAAGGCACTCTGAAAAAGCATCACAGCTACTGAACGATATTGAAACTCTAAAGGAGGTCTTAGACATTGAAAATTTGTGA
- a CDS encoding cytochrome c — protein sequence MNRNPVIPFILIMLMGVGLIFFMSAHGANKGEEKGEDGAKTEQKFDAKTFAKDNCTSCHGQNLEGGMGPKLAGNSKDAGALKKVIREGKGAMPAHDEATISDKDLDTLVKYLKDGAK from the coding sequence ATGAATCGTAATCCAGTGATACCGTTTATACTTATTATGCTTATGGGTGTAGGTCTTATTTTCTTTATGTCAGCACACGGTGCAAACAAAGGAGAAGAGAAGGGCGAAGACGGTGCTAAAACTGAACAGAAATTTGATGCAAAAACATTTGCTAAAGACAACTGTACTTCTTGTCATGGTCAAAACTTAGAAGGCGGTATGGGTCCTAAATTAGCGGGGAACTCTAAAGACGCAGGTGCTTTAAAGAAAGTTATCCGTGAAGGTAAAGGTGCGATGCCAGCACATGACGAAGCAACAATTTCTGATAAAGATCTAGATACTTTAGTTAAGTATCTTAAAGATGGTGCTAAATAA
- the rpoD gene encoding RNA polymerase sigma factor RpoD produces the protein MAKKETKKNKDDVLLTIDQVKAQLIETGKKNGHLSHEEIADKLQNFEMDSDHMDEFFEAIAENDITLINEKDAQDTDDKINLNDLSAPPGVKINDPVRMYLKEIGRVNLLSAEEEIELAKRIEQGDEEAKARLAEANLRLVVSIAKRYVGRGMLFLDLIQEGNMGLIKAVEKFDFTKGFKFSTYATWWIRQAITRAIADQARTIRIPVHMVETINKLIRVQRQLLQDLGRDPSPEEIGEEMDLPAEKVREILKIAQEPVSLETPIGEEDDSHLGDFIEDQDAQSPADHAAYELLKEQLEDVLDTLTDREENVLRLRFGLDDGRTRTLEEVGKVFGVTRERIRQIEAKALRKLRHPSRSKRLKDFMD, from the coding sequence ATGGCCAAAAAAGAAACGAAAAAAAATAAAGACGATGTATTATTAACAATTGACCAGGTTAAAGCACAGTTGATAGAGACTGGTAAGAAAAATGGTCATCTCAGTCACGAAGAGATTGCAGATAAACTGCAGAACTTCGAAATGGATTCTGATCATATGGATGAATTCTTTGAAGCAATTGCTGAGAATGATATTACATTAATTAATGAAAAAGATGCACAAGATACGGACGACAAGATTAATTTAAACGATCTTTCAGCACCACCAGGTGTTAAGATTAATGACCCTGTACGTATGTATCTAAAAGAAATTGGTCGTGTAAATTTATTAAGTGCAGAAGAAGAAATTGAACTTGCGAAACGAATTGAACAAGGTGATGAAGAAGCGAAAGCGAGACTTGCAGAAGCAAACTTACGTCTTGTGGTTAGTATTGCGAAGCGTTATGTTGGGCGTGGTATGCTGTTCCTTGATTTGATTCAGGAAGGAAATATGGGTCTTATAAAAGCGGTTGAGAAATTTGACTTTACAAAAGGCTTTAAATTTTCGACTTACGCAACGTGGTGGATTCGTCAGGCGATAACACGTGCAATTGCTGACCAGGCACGTACAATTCGAATTCCGGTTCATATGGTTGAAACAATCAATAAATTAATTCGTGTACAACGTCAGTTACTGCAAGATTTAGGTCGTGATCCTTCTCCAGAAGAGATTGGCGAAGAAATGGATCTGCCAGCAGAAAAAGTAAGAGAAATCTTGAAGATTGCTCAGGAACCAGTTTCTCTTGAAACACCGATTGGAGAAGAAGATGACAGCCATCTAGGTGATTTCATTGAGGATCAGGATGCACAAAGTCCCGCAGATCATGCAGCTTATGAACTTCTGAAAGAACAGTTAGAGGACGTACTTGATACCCTGACGGACAGAGAAGAAAATGTCCTGCGCTTAAGATTTGGACTAGATGATGGTCGTACACGCACACTTGAGGAAGTTGGTAAGGTGTTTGGAGTAACACGTGAACGTATCAGACAGATAGAAGCAAAGGCACTCAGAAAGTTACGTCATCCATCAAGAAGTAAACGCTTAAAAGATTTTATGGATTAA